ACGAAAACACTCGATAAATTTGAGTTTTCTAACCTACTCATTCCCGCAAAAGGATACCGCGTCTTGTATTCTGATAAAGCGCCTGAGCTAGGAAACAACCATCTGAGCTTCGAAATCGGCGGTAGTGGCGACGTCGTTTTATCTGCTAAAATTGGTTCTGAAATGAAGACCGTAGATTCGATCAAATACACGAAGCAATCCTACAACCAGTCATTCGGGCGTGTGCAAGATGGTAGCAAGAACTTAACATTATTCACCTCCGACACATTCGGAAAATCAAATAATGATGGCCAGGTAAACTATGTTGTAACATTTAGCAAAGAACGTGGCATGTACGACACAGGATTTGATCTCACTCTCTCATCTAAAGCAGGCACAACGCTGAAATACACACTAGACGGATCTGATCCGAGCGCAACGAAGGGCACGACTTACACGGGTCCGATAACGATCAATAAAACGACCGTTGTCAAAGTTTACGGCTACGATGCTGCTGGAAATACAGGCGTCATTTCAAGCACTTATGTTCTCCGCGACAACTATAAGAACGAGGTAACGAGCGGCTATCAATGGCAATTCAAAAACACGATCACAAGTGAGGAATACGCCAAAGGCATGAGTGATTTCCCAGTCGTTTCTGTTACCGGTGACGCGAGTGCTCTCAATGCAACGACGCAAACACCAGGAACATTCGAATTTTTAGATACGCATATGAATAGCGGCGGAACCAACTTCTTCAGCTACTCTGGAGCGAAAAAATTTGGACAAGTCAGCGCAGGTCAATACAACTCAGGCGTTTCTGTTAAGTTCCATCGCGATTACGGCGCAAAAAAGGCCAAATACAGCTTCTTTGATCCCGTACCTGGCGATGCCTTCCCTGTTGTAAATAAATTCAGTAAATTAGAGCTTAAAGAAGGCCAAGACGGTCCGCAAAACGATATTTACAACCTAGGCTATAACCGCTATGACGAGACTGTTACCAATACTCTAGCCAAACAAATGGGCAAAATTGCGCTAAGCACAAAATACGTTCATTACTTCTATAACGGCAAATATATGGGCGTAAAAACAATGCGCGAAGACTTTGGACAGAACATGTTTGAAGAATATTTCGGCGGTGACGATGATGATTACACCAAGATCCGGTTCCAAGATGGCTATTTTGTCCCTGGAATTGTCGAATCAGGCGACGGTGACACGAACATTTTGACGAAAGTAAAAGCCGTTGCGGCCGCAAAAAATTTCCAAGAATTCAAGAACTACGTGGATGTCGAGGACTTAATTAAAACGCAAATTCTATTTATGTTTGTCGATACAGAGCAAGAAGTAGACGCCGTCGTGTCCAACGATATTTTAAACGGAAGCGGCACGAAAATGAAATTCAACATCAATGATACCGATGGCGCTTTTTATAATAACGGTGGTACTGGAACTTCCCAATCGGCCCTTGCCGGTGGTGGTGGGACATATCGCTATAAATGGAATGTAGACTATGTTTCCAGACGTGGCGCGGGCGCTTTATTCGGAAGTTTTTCTGGTGATAGTACTACAGCAACAGCCGGAAATCTTGAGTTTAAAACGCTCGTAAAAGACCAAGTTCTCGCGCAAATCGGGCCCGCAAACGGTAATTTCACAGGAACAACTGGCGCTCCTTTATCTGTAAATAATGTACAGCAACTCATCCTAGACAACCAAAAAGAACTTGATTCCGCGTACAAACTCGATGCAGCTTTCATGGGCGCTAGAAGTACCATTTATAAAGACTGGCTAACGATGCAAACGAAAGTACAGAGCCAAATGACAGACCGCGTGAAATTTTCGCTTGAAATGTGGCTGAAATACAACATGGCGCATACACTGCAAAATGTAGACATCGTGACGACAAGTGCTGGCGTAACACTCGACAATCCGAACGCTAACACAGATGTTTACTATACGACAGACGGCAGCGATCCGATGGGAGCAGACGGCATCGTTTCAACGAAAGCTACGAAATACACGCCTGGAACGACACTCGACAAAACAACAACGCTTACCGTCCGCGCATTCACAACAAATAACTGGGGGCCAATGATCGATAATGCCCTCGCAGCCGAACAAGCGAAAACGGAAGCGGCCGCTAAAAAAGCAGTCTCCGAATTGTTCGCTGATAACAATCCCGCATCAGGATCACTCAAAGATACAACCGATCAAAAAGCAATTGACGCAGCCCAAAAAGCAGTCGATGCCGTATCCGATACAACAGCAAAAGCGGCTCTACAAAAGCAGTTAAATACAGCCGCAGAATTACTAAAAAGCAAGACATCAGGAAGCATTACAACGAATGATTTTTCAATCGGAAAAGATAACTATGTAAAAGGGACATACACCGGCGCCGTATCTAAAATTGGCCTCGAAATAAATGGAACATCGCTACAAATCATCAACGCGACAGGCTCACCGTACCAATATTACGCAAAAGGGAAAATTAACGCAACAACAGATATTGTGTACGCGATTGGCTATGATGCAAACGGCAAAGAACTACAAAAAACGAAGGTAAACGTACAAAAACAAACAAGCGGACAGCTAACACCGAACACCTTTTATATAGGTAAGGATAACTATGTTACTGGGCAATTGTCTGGTGATATCGCGAAAATCAGTCTAACTGTGAATGGAACTGAGGGCACAAAAATCGGCGTTACCGCACCCGATTTCAAGTATTACGCGAACAATCTGATTCGTAACCTAACCGATGTCGTGAAAATAACCGCGTATGATACGGATGGTCAAGTGCTTGATACCAAGTCAATCATCGTTGCCAAGGAAGTAACCACAACTGGCGCCATCACTTCCATCGCTACTTTTAATATCGGCAAAGATAATTACATCACAGGGCAGTTATCTGGTGACATCGCGAAAATTAGTTTAACCGTGAATAATGTGGAAAGTACGAAAATCAGCGTCACTGCGCCAGATTTCAAGTATTACGCAAACAACGTGATCCGCAACCAGACAGACATCGTGAAAATCACCGGTTATGATAACACGGGTAAACTTCTAGATACTAAAACCGTCACGATAGCTAAAGAAACGACTGGCGTTATCAACTCTGTGTCTGCCTTCAATCTAGGTAAAGACGGCTATGTGACAGGAACGTACACCGATGATATCGCACGAGTGGAGCTACAAGTCAACAACGTTACCTTGCAACGCATCAACGTAACCGATGGAATCATTAAATATTACGCAAAAACGAGCATCAAACAAACATCAGATATCGTAAAACTCGTAGGATACAATACAGCTGGTGTCGCAGTAAGTACCAAAACCGTGCCAGTCATATCTGTAAACGGTACGATCACTGCTAATCCTTTCTTAATTGGCGTAGATAGCTACGTAAAAGGGCAGTATACGGGCGATATAGTCAAAATCAGCCTCACTGTAAATGGCGCGAAACAAACAACGATCAATGTTCCAATACCAGGGCCAGATTTCCAATACTATGCAAAGACATTGATCAAAAACGAAACCGATATAGTCGTGCTAACCGCATATGACGCAATCGGCACCATACTCCAAACGAGCAATATAGTCGTATATAAATAATCTTTACTCCCTGCTAATTTTGCAGGGATTTTTTGTAGTAAATTTCCAAATATCTATCCGCACACAAATGAGAAAACAAAACCTTAATTGATAAAATAAAAAGTATTATAAAAAACTAATAATAAATACCGAATCAAATTTGTTGATGTAAAGCGGTTTAAGCAGACTCGATTTATTTATATCGAATTCAAAACAATAAACATTATAAATAACTGTTGACATTCCCTCCAATTAAGTTGATAATTTTAAGTGTGCTGTTTCACATAGCAAAAGAATCTAAGGAGGAATTATATATGTCATTAATCGGTAAAGAAATAGAAGAGTTTAATGCAAAAGCTTTCCATCAAGGTGAATTTATTGATGTTTCATCGGAGAATTTTAAAGGAAAATGGAGCGTAGTTTGTTTTTATCCAGCTGATTTCACGTTCGTTTGTCCAACTGAATTAGAGGATTTACAAGACCAATATAAGACATTACAAGACCTAGACGTAGAAGTTTACTCTGTTTCTACAGACACGCACTTCACACATAAAGCATGGCACGATTCTTCCGACGCAATCGGCAAAATCGAATATATCATGATCGGCGACCCTACGCATAAAATCTCACGTATTTTCGACGTGTTGGACGAAGAAGAAGGTTTGGCAAATCGCGGAACATTTATCATCGATCCAAACGGCGTTGTCCAAACAATTGAAATTAACGCAGATGGTATTGGTCGCGACGCCAGTACTTTAGTTGATAAAATTCGCGCTGCACAATACGTACGAAACAATCCAGGCGAAGTTTGTCCCGCAAAATGGAAAGAAGGCGCAGATACACTGAAACCAAGCCTAGACCTAGTAGGTAAAATTTAAAAATGGCATTAGATAAAGAAATCAAAGACCAACTCGCGGGCTATCTGGATTTACTGGAACAAAATATTGTTTTAAAAGTAAGCGTCGCAACAGATGAAAACTCGCAAAAATTACTCGAATTCGTCACAGAAATCGCGGATATGTCTCCAAAAATCCGTTTAGAACGCGGCTCACTTCCAAGAACACCAAGCTTTAGTGTCGAACGTGAAGATACCGACTTTGGAATTGTATTCGCCGGGATTCCGCTTGGACATGAATTTACTTCACTTATCTTAGCATTACTACAAGTAAGTGGCCGTCCACCGAAAATCAGTGATGAAGTCGCAGCCCAAATTAAAAAAATCAACGCGCCACATCATTTTGAATCTTACGTAAGTTTGACGTGCCACAACTGCCCTGATATCGTACAGGCGCTCAATATCATGAGTGTACTGAACCCGAATATCTCACATACAATGATCGAAGGCAGCATGTTTAAAGAGGAAGTAGAAGCTAAAAATATCATGGCTGTACCGACTATTTTTGAGAATGGCTCCCTATTTGGGAGTGGCCGCATGACTATCGAGCAAATCCTCACAAACATCATAGGCGAAGCAGATGCCTCTGAATTTGAAGATAAAGAACCGTTCGACGTCCTCGTTATTGGTGGCGGTCCAGCAGGTGCCAGTGCCGCGATTTATGCCGCGCGTAAAGGGATTCGAACTGGAATCGTAGCCGATACATTCGGTGGTCAAGTTTTAGAAACGTTAAGCATCGAGAACGTGATCGGCACAAAATATACAGAAGGTCCAAAACTGATTGCGCAGATTGAAGAACACGTGAACGAATACGGCGTTGATGTGATGAAACAAGTACGCGCCAAAAGCATTCAGAAGAATGAAAACGTGGAAGTAACGCTCGAAAATGGCGCTATTTTAACGACTAAAACAGCAATTATCTCGACTGGTGCAAGATGGCGTAACGTTGGCGTTCCTGGTGAACAGGAGTTCAAAAATAAAGGCGTTGCATATTGTCCACATTGTGATGGTCCACTTTTTGAAGGGAAGAATGTCGCTGTTGTCGGCGGTGGAAACTCTGGCATTGAGGCGGCGATCGATCTCGCTGGTACCGTGAAGCATGTCACTGTACTCGAATTTATGCCGGAATTAAAAGCCGACGAAGTTTTGCAGAAACGTCTTTATTCCTTACCAAATGTCACTGTTTTGAAAAACGTACAAACGAAGGAAATTACAGGACAGGATAAAGTCGATGGCATCACATATGTGAACCGCGAAACAAGCGAAGAAGTCCATGTGGATGTAGAGGGAGTCTTCATCTTGATTGGCCTCGCGCCGAACACGGAATGGCTTGGAGACGATATCGAGCGTAATAAAATGGGCGAGATTATAACGAACAAACACGGCGAGACAAGCGTTCCCGGTGTATTCGCAGCTGGGGATTGCACAGACAGCGCCTATAAACAAATCATTATTTCGATGGGCTCTGGCGCTACCGCAGCACTCGGCGCATTTGATTACATGATTCGTAACTAGAATATTAATACACGAAAAGAGACACGTGAAACCTACCGCTACAAATAGGTTTCACGTGCCTCTTCTTATTTTAAAATCTTAATCTTCCCGCGAATGCCGCCGCCATACATACACTATTCCTAGCAAGATAACCACGCTCACCCCAATAATATACCATATCGTATCATTCGACTCAGTTAACGTTGCAGTATCGTTCAATTTCGTTGCTACCTCGCTTGTTATCTCAAAAGGTTCCTCCCATTTCCAACTTCGATTATCCGATGCCATCACCATCTTCAAGCGATATTTCCCTGGCTGGAACCTCTGATTATTCCAATTAATACTGAAATCAAAGTTAGAATTCGGCGCCATGCGTAATCCATACTCTTTCGTCTCATAAAGTAACTTTTCGCTACCTTCTCGGTACACGTGCGCATCCACTGCTAAATTTGGTAAAATCATCGGTTTCGGATTCTGTAAATTGACTTTCAACACGTTGCGATGGTTATCCTGGGCCAGTTTGATCCCATTCAATTTCATATCCGCTTTCACTTCCGCGCTGTTCTCAGAAATAATCACACCTACGATATAATCACGCTTTATTTGAGTATCCTTTTCAGAAATATGAATTCCACCTAGAATCACACCACTAAATGGCTTGCTAGGCGTCGTTACTTTCACTTTCAACGTCTTGCTTTGCCTGGCTGGAATCGTTACTTCTTTCGGAAGCTCTGCCATTTCCGAGAAGGGATATCTCAATGTCTCATCCTTTTTTATCGCGGTATTATCATAATCAACCAAGCCTTTATTATTCGTTGTCGCCGTGCGCGCGCTCGTTTCTACCGTTAGCGGATCGTCCCGCCCATTTGACAGCAAAACTTCAAGTACCTGCACCTGCCCTGGTTCCACCCGTAAATCAAAATACGTTTTTGACTTATCAATCTGGTTATCAGGAATAATTGCCGACACGGAGAAATTCGTTTTTACCGCCTGCACTATTTCCGTATGTATAAAAGTAGCTCCAAATATCACACTAGTAACTATCATTAGTAGCACACTTTTTTTCATCGTTTACACCACCTATATTTGATCTCTATCCACAAAAATGGGCAATGCTCTTTTCAAATAAGCAGCATTGCCCAAGATCGAACTTTTAAAATTTTATCATCATGGCGTATCGTTGATTGTCCATGTTAGCGTCGAGGTATACGTTTCACCAGCAACTTTTTTAGCTTCCGCTGGCACGTGTAATTTCACGCTTTTATTTGTATCTGTGTTACTCGTTCCTGAGACAGTTCCGAATGAATTTACCCAAGTTCCCATCCCTTTATCAGCTTCTGCGCTAACAAGAATTCCTGGCGTCGTGCCCACTACTACTTCTGGCGTCACAGTTCCTGGCGTTAAGGTTGGGGCCATCGATGAGCTTAGTTTAGCATCCGACAAAGTCAGTGTCGCACCTGTTAATTCTGCACCTGTACTGTTTTCAAAAGCAGTTCCAGATACCGTTAAATTCCACCCAGCATTGGAGCCTCGGTTATCCGTCACTTGTACATAGTGTGGCACATATTTTTTAGCGCCTACGGGAGCACCACTATCATCGATTGGTTGTAGCTCTGTGAATAATGCATAATAATCTTTCGCCGCCCCAGAAATCGTTTGTTCCCCAAAATTTATTTGAGAGGCAAAATCGATGCGCAATGGTCCAGTCGATGGATTTACTGGATCAGTTGGCGTTACTGGTTTCCCCGGATCAGTTGGGTCGGTTGGCGTCGTCGTTCCAGTATCATCCGCTTGGAACAATACCTTCGCATCAGATGACGTATCGTTGTCCGCGGCGAATGCAGTTAGACCTGTGATGGATAGAGATGCTACCATTACCGTGCTTAAAGTTGCTACTTTTAAAAGTTTCATGTTTAAAATTCCCCCTTTGAATTTGTTGAAGATATTATACGGCACCCCTTGCCGATTTAGCGCCTCAATATGCATGTAAACAGAGTGAAAATGTAATCCATCAGTGGCTCTTAAGCCACTGAGTTTGGTATTTTGAAAGGCTGGTGTCTCAATGAATTGGTGTTGATTGGGATTACGGCACTTTCAGGTCTAGCTTCTGAAGCCAACTCCTCGTAAACTTCACGCCCTCCACAAAAACCAAAATCGGGTTTTTACTGCGGCCGCTCCAGTTTTTTTCGGAGCTGAGCGGGCTTCTTACGCTTTTCGTGGGATCTAGCTTCTGAAGCCAACTCCTCGTAAACTTCACGCCCTCCACAAAAACCAAGATCGGGTTTTTACTGCGGCCGCTCCAGTTTTTTTCGGAGCTGAGCGGGCTTCTTACGCTTTTCGTGGGATCCAGCTTCAACGGCCAGTCCCTCGAAATTTTCGGTGCCTCCGCAAAAGTCGAAAGTGGACTTTTACTGCGCCCCCTAACAAATTTTTTCGGGTCTAACGGGCCGTTTCTGCTCTTTGTAGGATCCAGCTTCAACGGCCAGCCCCTCGAAATTTTCGGTGCCTCCGCAAAAGTCGAAAGCGGACTTTTACTGCGCCACCTAACAAATTTTTTCGGGTCTAACGGGCCGTTTCTGCTTTTCTATTAGTCCGGTGTATCTGTCAACGTCCATGTCAATGTCGACACGTATTTGCTGCTTGCTACTTTCTTCGTTTCTCCTGGGATTGCTAGTGTTACGCTATCATTTTCAGAGTCTGCATCTTGGCCTGTTACTGTTCCGAATGTGTTTGTCCATACGCCCATCCCTGTGTCTTCTGGTGCGTTGATCACATCTTGGTTTACGCTATTGCCAGATAGGGTTACGGCTGCGAAATTAGCTGGTCTTGCTGTATTTGTCGAGTTCAATCTTGCGTCTTTAAATGACAGGACTGCACCTGTTAATTCGTTCGCGCCTGCTACAAATTGGTCGTTGCTCACTTGTAATTTCCAACCTGCGTTTGAACCGCGGTTATCTGTCACTTGTACGTACGATGGGACATATTTCTTCGTAACGCCATCGCTTGTTAAAACTTCATCATATTTTGCTTTGTAGGTCGTATCGCTACCTGAGATTACTTGTTCACCAAAATGAACATTCGAAATGTAATCAATACGTAGTGGACCTGTTGTTGGTGTTGGTTTATCTGGATCGGTCGGTGTTACCGGTTTACCTGGATCTGTCGGATCGGTTGGTGTTGTTGGCGTTGTTCCATCATCTTGCTTGAACGTAATGTCCCCTTTTGAAGTTGTCGATCCTACTTCTGCTGCCAGTGTTGGTGCCGTGTAAGTAAGTGTTCCCCCAAGTACTACAATCCCTGCTAATGCTAATTTCCCTAATTTATTCATTGTTTTAATCTCCTTTTAATTTGAATTTGTTGAAGCTTTTATTAGTGAACATGTCATCCGCTTTTTAATCTGGGACATCCCCTAATGTCCAAGTCAGCGTCGTCTTATACAGTCCTTCTACTTTCGGTACTTCACCTGGTACATCAAGTGTTATACTTCGTTTTCCGATTGCTGCGCTCGCCCCGTACAGGTGAACCCAAGTCCCCATGCCTTGGTTTTCAGCTGCTGAAATAGCTTCGGACGCGTTTGCACCAGTGGAATCCAGTGTGATAGCTTTCATCCTCGGCTTGTTTAGGGAGCCAACTTTGACGCTATCTGCTTTTGGATTGTTAAATTTTAAAATCGCGCCTTTTAAAGTATGCGTTCCATTTTTAAAAGGGCTATCTTGCTTAACTGTTAATTTCCAACCTGCGTTATTTCCGCGATCATCTGTGATCTGAATATAGTTCGGTACGGCTTTTATTACACCAGTAGAGTTAATCTTAATATGATCGCTATCGGCATAATACGTGATATCATTTCCGCTTATTTTTTGCTTGCCAAAATGGATATTCGAAATGTAGTCAATACTTAACGGGCCTGGCGTTGGTGGGTTGACGTCTGGATCGGTTGGCGTTATTTCATGCCCACCACCTGGTAACGTCGGATCAACTGGTTTGTGAATCGTTGTACCACGCTCTAAAATAATATCTCCCTTTGACGTGGTACTTGCCGCAAAACTCGGCTGGATCGCTATTCCCAATGTCCCGATTGACACAATAGTTATGCAACAGGCCAATTGGATGCCCTTTTTCATGGCGTCACTCCTTTCATGTTTCCCTTTTTCTATTAAATTGGTGAATCTAATAACTCCCAGATTAATGTGGTGCTGTAATTGCCTTCATATTTCTTTGTTTCTCCAGGAACAGTGAGCTTAATGCTACTCTTCCCTTCATTTACGTCGCCACCAAACATACTTACCCATGTTCCAGTTCCTTGGTCCGCCTTCGCAAACATCACTTGGGAGGATTCCCCGCTCACTGGATTAAGTTCGATATTTTTATTAACAATCGGTTCATTCCCATGGGACGGTGAAGCGAGCTTTGTATTTAAAAGGGTCAATTGAGCACCTTCTAAAACATGATTACCATTCTTTAGTTGGCTGGCTTGTTTTACATTGAGTTGCCAACCTCCGTTATTGCCTCTATCATCCGTCACTTGTACATAGTTCGGCACTTCCAGTTGCTTGCCATCTTCAAGTTGGATGACTTGCTCTAAATTAGCGTAGAAAGTGACATCTTTATCGGCTATTTTATGTTTGCCAAACTGAATACTCGAGGCATAGTCAATGCTAAGCGGCCCCGGCGTTCCCGGTTTTCCTGGTTTCACAGGTTTTACCGGTTTCGTTGGATCAACAGGATTGACTGGGGGCACAATTTCGACCTTCCCTTCCAAAATCATATCCGCCTTAGATTTATAGGCAGCAGCTAACGTTTCGCCACTGTACATCCCAAAACTAGCCAACACAAGCGGGACGACTAACACCCATTTTAATTTGCTATACATGTGTCCGCCCCCTTTTTGCCTTCCGAAACAGTAGATAGATTCCCAAAAGAACAAATCCTGCACCAAAAATAATTGGACTCACACTAGCGGTATCTCCTGTTTCGGGCAACGCACCGGTACCGTTATTTTGGCCCGTATCTGTGCCACCTGATGGCGTATTTGTATCCGTTGGAGTAGGCGTTTCACCACCACTATTTGTATTATCACCTGGCTTGTTGGTAGTCGGTTCATATCCTTCAAAAGTGAGTCCGACATCTGACTCATAACTTGCGGCCAGAACAGGTTGGTTAACAAATAGGAAAGCACCAAACGCTGTAATGACAAGAAGCATCATAATTTTTCGCATCGTTTTCCCCCCTTATCATGGTCCGTTTTCGAGTGTCCATTCAATTTGAGTGGTGTATTCCTTATTTGCTTTTACCGTACCTGGTTCGATGTCGAGTAAAATACTTTGAGCTTGGTTTGGGGCCATATCGATCACTTTAACACCTTCGATACCTGTCTTATCTTCGTAAACTGGTGTCGCTGTTGTATTTAAAGGAATATCCGTGATAGTACCGAGTTGATCTTTTTGGCGTACAATCAACGCATTTACCACTTCTTCACCATCTTGCGTTTGTAAATTTTGCGTCAATTTCGCCGATAACTTCCAATCTGAGATCACAGCGCGTGTGTCTTCTACCGTCACTTTCAAATCAGATTCTGGCTCAATAATTTTCTTTTTCGAACTAATTGTTGGTGTTCCAAACGAGATATCTTGTGTGATATCTTTAAACTCCAATGTTCCCGCTTTGACAGTCACGACCACCGTTTTTTCAAGGCCTTCTACGCTAACTTTCACGTTATACGTTCCAGGTGTCTTCGATAAACCACCTCTATCCGTTACCAGAACTTGCGATGTGATATCCTGACCACCTGGTACAGCCCAAGCCTTAACATTACCTTGCGTAAGAATCATTTGGTCTACAGCTGCTGGTGTTGTAGGGAAATCCTTACCGAAAACGAGAAAGTCTTGCGCTTGAAGCATCGCTTTATCGTTTGTTGTAATCGATGAATCCTTCACAAAAACTGGAATCGTAATCACGACCGCGTTATTCGCACGATCACGAACCTGAACCTCCGCTGTTGTATACCCAACTACCGAAACATCTGGTTGTTTTGTAATCGTATAGGTGATATTATCATCGCCATTTCCCCCGTTATCTTGCACATTTTGAACAAGCGATTTGGCATTTGTCGTGAACGTTTCTCCCACATTTACCACCTGTATTACCGGACTTGCCGTTGGTGGCGTGGTATCAGAGACAGTGACCGCGTTTGACGCAACACTTTCATTTCCCGCGGCATCCGTTGCTTTAGCAGTATATACAACATACGGAACTAACGGCTGACTTCCCGCTGGCACCGCGATACTATAAGCACCAAGCGCCGTAGCTTGACCAGATGCTAATAACACATTTCCTGGTCCATAAATTTTAACCGTGGAATTAGCTTCTGCGGTTCCTGAAATGGTTGTATCTTTGTCTTTTATCGCATTTAAAACTGGTGCATCAGGCGGTGTCCCATCTTTTACGACCTTGGTTGCTGCGGCATTTTTCCCATTTAGATAAGCCGTTGCAGTGATCGATTCACCTGTCGTGAAATATTTATTCGCAGGTAATGAATAAGTGAAATTCCCAGAAGCATCCGCTTTTACATGATAAAGTGTTGCATCATTAATACTCTGAGCAGGAACAGTTCCCGCTGGAATCACCGTCGAGCCGCTAAAAATTACCCAAGCGCCCGGATTCGTAACACCGGTAATCACGTGACTGTCGTTTTGCGTTTTGTTATCCGTCAAATCATTCATTATGACCGCAACATCTGGAATGTACTCAAACAAGACACGTTTGAAATTCTGCGTTCTGAAATTCGCTCTAAAATCATCTTGAACAGCTGCTGTCAAAGAACTACCCGCTGCTGTCGTAACGTTATCACCGTTGTAGCTAATACTCATGCCATACATCGGATTCCATTCTTTCGTAGCACCCGTGTTCCCAGTCGATCCCACCGTATTCCAGGCCAGTACCCGCTGAACATCGACATTCAGTTTCCCAGTATTACCATACATATAAATGAGGCGGCTGAGAGCATTCGTATTATTTAGATTCAAATCAACACTCGCCGCATCCGCAAATTGGAACGTGGCATTGAGACCGATA
The sequence above is drawn from the Listeria weihenstephanensis genome and encodes:
- a CDS encoding pectate lyase-like adhesive domain-containing protein; this translates as MKGKTHIVRTLIVFLVVGLITLGPLESLGAILSNQSKENTYIEITTDLTEVQLDQSVVINFDDKSGDMDNEEGSSALNFVIPEGLTFDEEKTIAENDGVDVFTFDEKERLVKVEQTGDKPLYSGKIVLQVSSSGEFHVIANKVMDEQTYLSNELVITGVADEKKDAEDAQEVVAPKKDANPVVAPIEEETKAESEQKATGRAARAAGEMDVFDDTTLRAALNNKDISVINITQDFMVNANGNEINQWFTTRPNLVINGNNHTVDFAGLSAYFAISQAAPMNLTIKDIKIFGRNYYGPIRLTGVRGYGKIRYENVTYTGAQITASYEADIDIAGRVECRMVASYVNSQGITVPTLASNQVNFEATNMNFLEGSHYIGNTLDAGAFLLYAGGNVDVAKNAIIDVTSYGNIGEGNSIYATVATQGNISIHDGGKFNINTDSASGRGGIRADGASSKILVESGGELNINTKGVLTPSRHGIYLGDGASITVQNDAKLTVRSENTGNSVTNIVNAGNNSKFVIGKKATFNVYSDGTGNKQLIYIGLNATFQFADAASVDLNLNNTNALSRLIYMYGNTGKLNVDVQRVLAWNTVGSTGNTGATKEWNPMYGMSISYNGDNVTTAAGSSLTAAVQDDFRANFRTQNFKRVLFEYIPDVAVIMNDLTDNKTQNDSHVITGVTNPGAWVIFSGSTVIPAGTVPAQSINDATLYHVKADASGNFTYSLPANKYFTTGESITATAYLNGKNAAATKVVKDGTPPDAPVLNAIKDKDTTISGTAEANSTVKIYGPGNVLLASGQATALGAYSIAVPAGSQPLVPYVVYTAKATDAAGNESVASNAVTVSDTTPPTASPVIQVVNVGETFTTNAKSLVQNVQDNGGNGDDNITYTITKQPDVSVVGYTTAEVQVRDRANNAVVITIPVFVKDSSITTNDKAMLQAQDFLVFGKDFPTTPAAVDQMILTQGNVKAWAVPGGQDITSQVLVTDRGGLSKTPGTYNVKVSVEGLEKTVVVTVKAGTLEFKDITQDISFGTPTISSKKKIIEPESDLKVTVEDTRAVISDWKLSAKLTQNLQTQDGEEVVNALIVRQKDQLGTITDIPLNTTATPVYEDKTGIEGVKVIDMAPNQAQSILLDIEPGTVKANKEYTTQIEWTLENGP